The following is a genomic window from Falco peregrinus isolate bFalPer1 chromosome Z, bFalPer1.pri, whole genome shotgun sequence.
ACTGCCCACCTCAGTGATTCCCTGGTTCTAAGCAACAGGAACTAGAGGCTGCCTGCCAGATagcagcactgcaggacagcagggacCTTGGCAGGTCTCCAGTCTGACCACTGCCGAGAGCAGGCTCAGCCATGGGTTCAGACCGGGTTGCTCATGGCACTATCCTATGGGGGCTGTAACCCCTCAGAGGAGGGAGACggcaccacctccctgggctcGTCCTCGCTACCCATATGCCCtcatgaggaaaaaagttttccttcATCTCCAGCCTCTCTGGCCCTGCCAGCTTGCTGCTCTCCAGAGCCtcctccccagagctgctcctggTCTTACTGGCGtggctgccagggctctgcctgcccaagggcagggctgcccttTGCTCCTGCCCCAAGTGCACATGGGCCCTGTCCTCTTCTCCCACCagtccaggtccctctggacagcCACCCTGCCCTCGTGCATATCAGCTACTCCACTGCGCCCCAGGTTTGGCAACCCCTTGCAAACCTGACAGGGTGCACTCGGTCACCTACCCAGGTCATGGATAGAGACGTCAAACAGGACAGGCTTTGTGGGACCCTGCAGGGCACCAGCCTCTGGGCAGATACAACCCAGTGACCACCACCTGAGCCCAGCCACCCAGTCAGGGACCTGCCCACCAAGTGAGGCACCCACCCAGACCCTAACATCCAGAGAGGCCGCAAGAACGTTGTGGAAGAGTGCTGgaagccttgctgaagtcagtgtAAATTATGTCCCCAGTTCTCCCTATGTCCACAAATCCAGTCATTTTCTCACAGAAAGCAATGAGGTGGGTGAAACATACTTCACTCTTGGTCAAGCCATGCTTGCAGTTCCTCATCACCTTCTCCCTTCTGTGGCAAGACATGGGCTCCAAGAGGACACATGCCATGATTTTCCTAGGTAGGAGTGAAACTGGTCAACCTGCAGTTCCCCACACTTTTGGCCCTATTCCAGCTGTCATGGACCACCACCATATACATGACAATAAGGATAGTAACATCTAAAAGGAGGGAACAACTACCAGTTGCCATGCCATTCCATTCCACGCCGTTTAGGTAGAAATTTCTCTTTCCACTGttcttttgctttgaaaagctgCCCTATGCTAATCAGAGGTTAAAAGTTCTTGCAGGGTAGCTCTATAATTTTAGTTAGAACTGAAGTCAGACTTACTCAATGGACATTGTCCAGACTGTGTTCCTTTTTCATACTTCTGAACTTCAACTGAAGTCTTGTGTGTCTGAAACCCCTAGACGTGCATGTGAACAGCATGGCTTTGAGGAAGGAGGTAACTACTCCCTTTAACTGAAGTATCACATGAACAACCTTGTAAATAAGGACATACTGCCACGGCGTTTCCTTGGTGTTTTGCCAAAGCAGGAGGTAACAGAGGGCAGCTCTATGCCAGGACAGAGGCAAACACCACAGCCAGGTTCTATTCATCTGCAAAAAGCTACTCTGCATACTAATGAATATAGCTTAGCCTCTACTGTTGAAGAGAACACTAAGTACATTCGATGTAGGCCCTGATTAGACAACAGAGGCAGCAGACATGCCTGTATGAGACAGCCCTCATATTCTGGAccactttccttcctcttcacaGACCTAAGAATGGGAAATCTTTCTAACACCTTTTCCCAGCAAAGAATGGAGGGTAGAAGTCCTGGCACTCTGTATCAGTGTATCATATTGGAGGCTCAGGGATAAGAACATTACCAAAATACCCATTTTGCCCTCAAATAAAATTGACATTGCAACTGGTACCTAGACTGGGAATATCCTCTGTGGTCCTAACAAGTAAGACATTCCAGTGGATGTCTTTCTGTGCTACCTTTGTAAGTATGCAAAGGGCAGGAATCAAGATCAGGGAAAATGTGCTACTAAAAATGCTCAAAACACCACTCCCCTTTCAAatccagctggaagaaaaaaatcttacgCTATTATTTCAACTTCAAGTCACTGAAATCCTGAAGAAAGGTATTTACTGACTGCTAGATACAAGTGAACTCcttaaaatacttctaaattCTCACATATTGGATTAAAACTTCTTTAAAGTAGAGGCTAAATTCTTATTTCAGCACATCGGAGGCATAGGCAAGTCACCCTGGTCTCAGCTTGAAATGACTAAGTCgttaacagaaatggaaatatgtAACAGATTACTTTCTATCAATGACAGACTATGGTTCATCATCTCAGCAAAACTTTTTAATACAGAACGGAAGTTctataaaaaaatcagcagcaatTAAGTCAAAAATTGTGCATTAATTTTATTAGAATATTTCGTTTCCTGAGCAAGATTTACAACACAACATGCATATGCATTTAATAATTTACTTCACTATACATTCTGCACTTGTGACAGTGCATTTGTGACAGCTGTGTAACAGAAGTAGCACTTGAGAAAGTTTCCAGcttttagtaatttaaaaaggtGACAGCATCTTCAGTACACAGAGCTTTACTGTTACTAGTGTCATTGTTAACTTTCCAATGCCTATGAAGCTGAAGTCATTACTTCAGCAGCATGTTTACATCTCTTTAGACTTCAACACAACTGCTACATTAGAAGTTTCAGCAGTGttcattacatttttatcaCAAACTTAGACATGACAGTAAAAACTGAGCACAATCACACTCTTCTCTAATGGATCAACCgattaaaaatgcagatgaaaataataatggtAGGAAGACAGACAGAATCTTAATACAAGTAACTTATGCCAGCATTCTGACATGTTCCTTTGATGAAGCACTGAGCTCATTGCAAGAGCCCTGAAAGACTCACCAAGTTGTAATTACATATTCAACCAGGTAATGTCAATTATATTCACTAATAATGTGTGAAAGGTGTGCAGCTGGGGCTCAATTCCACATCTTTCAGAAGCTCTAAATATTTGTGAATTTtggtttttcagaaaatgtaaggGGATTCTGAACATCTATATAGAGAACAgtactccttttaaaaatctgaacattggacatttcaggaaaagttgtgaatttttttttgttagcaaTTTTGTTAACTTTTATGTCTCTTTGCATGAAAGAGACACTAAAAAGCTACCTTGGAAACAGAAACCTGTTCACCATAACACGTTatgttgaaataatttattattattattaaatattatgaaaataaaaagtgttttatttaatttaagcAAATTTAATCTTATTTAAGCAAAGCAACTGTGGCTTCTCCAATCACAAGTGCAGCTCCTTCACAATTAATATTGAGTAATGAAGTTACACGAAAACAGCACAAATATATTCctgtgtttttataaaaaagagAATTAAGAAAACATGCAGTACAAATGTACACTGATTTCAATGTAACAAGCACCAATCATGCATCAAAATTGAAAAAACTGGGTCCAGATTAACCTGACACCACAATGCTCTATATACTACTGAGAAAAAAGGGTTCTGGCACAAAAGtagaaaatgtagttttattttcaagtgaaGCTGGAGACGTGCTAAAAATGAACTAAGACGACTGGCAAGATTATTGACAAAAATTCACTTAGTAAAATCCCATGAACATTAGTTCACAGTTGTGCTCATCTctgaattaatattaattaattaactcATATTAATGGCATATTAACTCATATTAATTAACTCTTATTAATggcaatgtaaaaaaaaataaattactgttttatGACAGTTTGGCTATCACCTTGGTGTTCTTTGGGAAGGTCTAATACTTTAATCTGAACCTTATTCTAACTGAcaatggaaaaaacagcagcagtttagGGATAGAAAGACTGACAAGTGCTGCTGAATGACAcaagttttctgttctgtgttttgaaagaaCTCTACACTGGATCGCTGAACACTTCACTGCAGGATGGCCCAACAGTCTGTGACGGAGTGGCATGGTTGGCACTTACATGCACAAAGCTGCTTAAATAATGACCCAGTTCTCACGTGCAGAGTGCTGCTATTTAAGCTGCTAATAGTCAACAGTTTGCACACAAGAAAAGCACTttgtaatatattaaaaatccCAAACGCCTTTAAATGCTCTAAATGAAGGAGCCAGTAGTGTTACAAATGGCGATAAGGGAAGACACATTTCAGACTTGTACCACATACAAAAGAACAATACTTGAAAACCCCCTTTGAAACTCTCAGAAGGCCCCTATTCCACAACGCCCATGATCAGAAAGGACATATGTAttgttttctgtggaaacacTAAAAATAGTGACACAtcagaacagaggaaaacaggCACACATCTGAATGAAGTCtctgggcaaaaaaaaattaaatgcttccCTTTATTTTATACCTAAACATGTTCAAATTTATCTACTAAGCCCACATGGCAAAGGAACCTCtggtaacatttattttaactgttaaaaaaagcacacagaagagATTCATTAAAATCACGCCTGCTGTCTAGCAAAGCTGGTATTTCCTCTAACAGGGCAGACTGTAGTGTTAGTGTGCTACTGTGCTCCTAATGCTTCATCCCCAGTCAAGTCAATGATTGTCACAAGCGTGGCGGTCACACTGACAGATTTCTTTTCATGCCATGCAAGACTGCAATATTACACATTAGCAGTGGAGAACTTTAAAACGTCATGAGCATATCACGTTCTTGTATGCTAGTGTAGAACGGTCTCCCAAAGACAAAGGAATGTAGGCCCGGTTTAATCTTCTCAGCCAAAGCCATTACTATGTTAAGATCGCCCTCTGCTGCTAAATCAAGATCCATCTTTAAGCTACGAAGGGacctgaaaggtttttttcctttttgcctgcaaggaaataaaaaacgGTGCTGTAAAATAGAGCAGGGAAAGTTTCTCAGAGCCTGCTTTCTACTATCTGTGTACTTACGTGTCATCCtctatgtattttattaaagttAAGGCTTTTCTGTGAAGGACTAGCAGAAATTGTGCAAGGAAAGTACTTCTTAGAGACAAACCAGGCTTCAGATggaaaatctgttaaaaattgtaacagaaaattaagtaGACATGGAAATTCAAGAATGATTATAAGAATGcagaatataaacaaaaatagcaTATACAAATAACATAGCCTTAACTATAAAAAAGCGGGCACATTAACCACAGATTTTTAGATATATACTCAAGGTTCTTAGTTTTCTTGCTGCTCACATGCCATAAATTAGGCTGTTTTACAGTTCTGTTAGGATGAagtattattttactttttaaaattacctgaAATTAAACTCAACCAGGTAGCTTTCTCAGTACTGTAACTGAAGACATTGTTATGCAGCAATAGAAAACGTGCATTGCTTTTTCACATGTAAGAAAGAGTTTCAGTATTATACTAATActacaaataattatttttctctctggttATGCAAGCATAGCACTGGTATGAAAAAGAGCTATCAAGCCAACAAATTATCTATTCATGTTAAATTATCTGTTACTAGGGCTCAAAGTACTGAATTTTAGctcttgttctttctgaaaaaaacaaagattaCCTGATCCAGGAAGGCTTTTACTAATGTATCTCGATGCAGGATATCTTGAAAGACatttctacagaaaagaaagcaaaccagcATGTGAGGTAATGCCATAAAGGGACGCTAACTGTCCAGCAGTTCTGAACAGCAATGGCATTACTGTTTACAATCTGGCAGAAAttaaaagggaattaaaaaacTTGAGTGCATTATAATCctgctatttttaaagctaatttataattttaaaacaaaactttcagaTGAAATGAACTACACCCAGGAAAGCTATTGGACGCTGTCAAATACACTTAGCTCTGTTATACCCCTaattaaaacaggaaacaaaattaacatAACATGGTCAGAAGCATTACTGAAAATGCGCTTCAGTAATATTTAATGCAACAAAACTACTGATGGCACTGGTAAATTCCTCCAAAACATAAGCAACTACCAGAGCTGAAGGAccttcttaaaagcaaaaaaacgTCATGTATTTTACCAGAAAGCAGACTTTGTACTACTTTACTCTCTTGTCTCGAATCAAGTAACTTTGAGAGATGTGACAGGAGTACATACAAATCAGGTGTGAAACTCTCATCTGTGTGGATAATATGATCTTGAGACATCTCTTCATCTGAATTAGCTCTCCAAAATGCTGTCAGCTCGGATCTCATATATCGTCGTTGGTTATAGATGTGTTCGTGGCAAGGGGGCATCTGCTTCACTGTATTGACATCTACATCTATATGTGTAGTAGGATATGGGGCATACATTACTTGACGGAAGGGCAACACAAAGCTTCCTGTTGCATCCtgttttagtgaaaaaaaaatattcctctagttagtttttttcaaaaagctatATTGGAACAAAACAATATGAAAGCATCATGCCTAAATTTTAGATCCCATTTGTTTAAACATGTTTTGCTCGAGAGAACTGGTGGCTGTAGCCCAGTAAAAAGTCCTTCATCGCAGATGATTCCCTCAATACAACAGTGAAAACAGGTACTGAGGTAACCTGTGTATTGCAGTATTGCATCATCAGGTTCATGAGCCCATTAACATTACAGTATTATATATATCTGGTAAATTTAGACTGCTCGCTAGACCAAGaagcattatttttctattcATCTTCACCCCTTGCTACAACCCTTTCAAAATACTTGGAAACTGTAGGACTGATGGaccattctttttttgttgttttcgTACAACACAAAAACTTAACGTCTTTTGGGATTCTACTCCCAAGCAGGCAAAAAAGTATTATTGTACCTCAAAGCACAGGAACAATTCTGGACAATCCTAAAGAAATAGATGTGTCAGAGAAAAGACTGGCTTGGAATTTTAACATGCAAATAGTTACAAAGAAACCTACTGTGCCAGAAAGAAATCAAGCGAAGAGAcatatttcattgaaaatgaatgtgtgtatgcatgtgtatgtCACATACAATGAAGGATGTTCTTAAACTACAGAAGAATAGAACTTTCCTAAGCATACTTACTTTGAGTAAGCCTTGAACAAAAAGGCCTGACTCGTATTTGAAAGAAGACTCATTTCTACAGAGCCTGGAACACTTCCGCTCTGACGGCGTAAGAAACAGACACAATGTTCTCACAATCTGCATTAAACAGaatggttttgaaaaatatgaaaatgtaagGAATGAACTGATCTTCATATGCAATTTCTGACTATAATATATTAGGCATTTCAAATGATGTACAAAAACGTTCATCATACTTATTAGAGAAGCCAAAACTTTACCAAGGTCACAGAGCTGTGACATGATTAAATTATTGAACTGCAAGCCATATTACTCCAACTTCCtgtcaaatgaagaaaaaatccAGTAATTTTTGATAAAGTTTGTTTTTAGCCAACTATGTAGAACGAATCACTTTCACCCTCTGCTACTGCTTCCTATTACAAGAGTTACTGTGATTGCTTTCCCAGCCTTTTAAGCCTCTTATTTTATTCAGCCCATATTGAAACTGCAGCTATTGTCTCCAATCAGGCATAATTTCCTAAATAGGCATCCATGCTTATTTCCTCAGTAATTTCCTCAAACTCTCCactaaaagcattttcaaaccCCTGTGCTGCAACAGCTACAAGTAATCATCTCCAAATACAAACACGTATTCCATTCTGCTAATCTCTCAGCCTTAACCTGTGGTGCTGTATCTGTGCCTGTAAGGTCTTTGAGAAGGCTCCATCCTTGCACAACGTGTTTATGCAGTAACTAAAGCCATGACAACCTAGTTTCTGACTAATGCTTTCTGCCAGTTCAGCAAGATGCAATaggtgcatttttttaatttaaggaaaGCTAAAGTATGCCATAAAGAAAGCAATTACTTCAGAACCATTGCACTGTGACACAAAGAGCACACTCCTGGTAAGAACCCGTGCAGAATTTATGAAATTTACCCTGGATGTATTTTGAGACTCATATTCCTCTAGACTTAGCGTCTAGCTTATCGATGCATTATTTTGCGTACTTATAACCATTTACACCATAAAgccttttaattaattattttatgaacTATAAAGGTTAAGCTTTTTATGACCATTTAAGCCTTTAACATTTCCTCTATTATGCTAACTTAATCTTATGCAAATCTTACATCCCTGAAACAATACATATTAACTGTGGTTAGCTGGTTTCAGCTAAGAactaagaattttcttttctctggttCCCCTTTGCTGCGAATTTGAGTCTCAGCATTCATTGTTCATTTGATCAGAGGTGCTTCATCACCACTGCCAATACACATGAAAGCCTCCTCCCCACAGTTTTTATAACGCGTCACAAACTACTTATTTCAAAACACACCTTACTAAAGGTGccttgaaatttaaaaaagaagactATTATATTTCACTGCAGCAAGGAGCCCTACACACTATAAAATACGaaatatataa
Proteins encoded in this region:
- the C9orf72 gene encoding guanine nucleotide exchange factor C9orf72 homolog isoform X2 yields the protein MSALCPPPSPAVAKTEISLNGESPLLAATFAYWDNILGPRVRHIWAPKTEQVLLSDGEITFLANHTLNGEILRNAESGAIDVKFFVLAEKRVIIVSLIFDGNWNGDRSTYGLSIILPQSELGFYLPLHRVCVDRLTHIIRKGRIWMHKGRSIIPMLTGEVIPVMELLSSMKSHSVPEEIDISDTVLNDDDIGDSCHEGFLLNAISSHLQTCGCSVVVGSSAEKVNKIVRTLCLFLTPSERKCSRLCRNESSFKYESGLFVQGLLKDATGSFVLPFRQVMYAPYPTTHIDVDVNTVKQMPPCHEHIYNQRRYMRSELTAFWRANSDEEMSQDHIIHTDESFTPDLNVFQDILHRDTLVKAFLDQIFHLKPGLSLRSTFLAQFLLVLHRKALTLIKYIEDDTQKGKKPFRSLRSLKMDLDLAAEGDLNIVMALAEKIKPGLHSFVFGRPFYTSIQERDMLMTF